The following are encoded in a window of Octopus sinensis linkage group LG23, ASM634580v1, whole genome shotgun sequence genomic DNA:
- the LOC115223507 gene encoding 26S proteasome non-ATPase regulatory subunit 14 — MDRLLRLGGGVPSLGQGAPPTDAPTVDTAEQVYISSLALLKMLKHGRAGVPMEVMGLMLGEFVDDYTVRVIDVFAMPQSGTGVSVEAVDPVFQAKMLDMLKQTGRPEMVVGWYHSHPGFGCWLSGVDINTQQSFEALSERAVAVVVDPIQSVKGKVVIDAFRLINPNMMVLGQEPRQTTSNLGHLHKPSIQALIHGLNRHYYSIAINYRKNELEQKMLLNLHKKSWVDGLTLQDYTNHCKLNEQIVKEMLELAKNYHKALEEEETMTPEQLAIKNVGKQDPKRHLEEHVDVLMTKNIVQCLGAMLHTVVFK, encoded by the exons ATGGATCGATTACTTCGGCTTGGAGGTGGAGTGCCATCTCTTGGAcag GGTGCACCCCCAACAGATGCTCCAACTGTTGACACGGCTGAACAAGTTTACATCTCTTCTCTTGCTCTTCTGAAG aTGTTAAAACATGGCCGTGCTGGTGTCCCCATGGAAGTCATGGGTCTTATGCTTGGGGAATTTGTCGATGATTATACTGTACGAGTTATTGATGTATTTGCCATGCCACAGTCTGGAACG GGTGTAAGTGTGGAAGCTGTTGATCCTGTTTTCCAAGCCAAGATGTTAGATATGCTTAAACAGACTGGCAG GCCGGAAATGGTAGTTGGTTGGTACCATTCCCATCCAGGTTTTGGTTGCTGGTTGTCTGGTGTAGATATCAACACCCAACAGAGTTTTGAAGCCTTATCTGAAagggctgttgctgttgttgtagatcCCATCCAGAGTGTGAAAGGAAAA GTCGTTATCGATGCCTTCCGCCTGATCAATCCAAATATGATGGTTCTTGGACAGGAGCCAAGACAGACAACTTCCAATTTAGGACATCTTCATAAACCCTCAATCCAA GCATTAATCCATGGTCTCAACCGACACTATTATTCCATTGCTATCAACTACCGTAAGAATGAACTAGAACAAAAG ATGTTACTGAACCTTCACAAGAAGAGCtgggtggatggtttgacattACAAGACTACACCAATCATTGCAAACTCAATGAGCAAATTGTCAAAGAGATGCTGGAACTGGCCAAGAACTACCACAAG GCCCTTGAGGAAGAAGAAACAATGACTCCAGAACAGTTGGCTATCAAAAATGTGGGCAAACAG GATCCCAAGCGCCATCTAGAAGAACATGTAGATGTCCTTATGACCAAAAATATTGTCCAGTGCTTAGGTGCCATGCTTCATACTGTTGTCTTTAAGTaa
- the LOC115223508 gene encoding biogenesis of lysosome-related organelles complex 1 subunit 5, with protein sequence MAFDLMIKDLSEIQSRLYDHRPVLQGDVLYFFKEFEEKRGHRDFTTLQKCNEEVSLMQDLYLPGCLQQAEICLTDIASKTNTATQICDRICSKKHPETDYLDECRQQRSKEWTDFMTEQCKRSAEVDQMFETELSKIKSALSNKTGHIQTK encoded by the exons ATGGCTTTCGATTTAATGATAAAAG ACTTGAGTGAAATTCAAAGCCGACTCTATGACCACCGTCCAGTCCTACAAGGAGATGTATTATATTTCTTCAAAGAATTTGAG gAAAAGAGAGGTCATCGGGACTTTACAACTCTTCAGAAATGTAATGAAGAAGTGTCGTTGATGCAAGATCTATACCTACCTGGTTGTCTACAGCAAGCTGAAATCTGCCTCACAGATATTGCTAGCAAGA CCAATACAGCTACTCAAATCTGTGACAGAATTTGCAGCAAGAAACACCCAGAG ACAGACTACCTTGACGAATGCCGTCAACAGCGGTCAAAAGAATGGACGGACTTTATGACGGAACAATGTAAAAGAAGTGCTGAAGTCGACCAAATGTTTGAGACTGAACTGAGCAAAATAAAATCTGCCCTTAG caataaaactggccatatccagacCAAATAG